A region of the Zootoca vivipara chromosome 3, rZooViv1.1, whole genome shotgun sequence genome:
ttagtagTCATGCTGggaacatgacctggaaagctgtccatggaaaaacgctggctccctcagcctgaaagcgagatgagcaccacaaccccatagtcgccaatgactggacttaaccacccaggggtcctttacctttacctatcatcaGGTCCCGGAGAGGTTTCCAACAGCTGACAGCTCTGGTTAATACAGTCATCTGAACAGCCATTTTTAGTCTGCATTTTCAAGAGGATCAGCTTTACCTAtccatgtgcatatatatatagttttctgGCAAGCCATGCTTGCTATCTCTCCTGATTCCTGCAGTACCTCACTTTCTGCCCTCTGGCTACTCCCACTGGAAAAGGACATAGAGCTGAAGGGGGAAGTTGGGAGAGAAgtgctctttcccacttcctctttcagctctatgttcTTTTCAGGGTTTGGGTTGGCACATGAGCCGCTGAACAGAAACTGGAGTGACCAAGAGagtggaaggggaaaggaagctgATGACGGGGAGCagaaagtggggtgccacaggaatAAGGAGAAAGAGCAAGAATGGACTGCCAGCCATtcgatttttcccccaaggtgccAACCTAAAATTTGAAAAGCACATACAGCTGAAAGAGGAAATGCAAAAGAGCACCACTCTTCCAATTTCCCCCTTCAGCTCTGTGTGTGGTATTTGTTCAAGAGGGGAAAAGATTATCTCatgacaggggcgtacccaggatcaaaactggggggcaaggggcgggggcaaggggcgggaggggaggggccacaaagtggggacgtgggcggggctacggagcccaggtgaaactgactccggtctcacctaggtGCCGCGAAGCTTTTTGCAGTCAGATGCACCGGGGCTCCActgacagcacgcagccagggcgCTCACTCTGGCCCGCTGGGCTGCCcccggtgcactatggccaggaccccggcggagcgcggagccatgggcgagagcggcgctgccagtggggctggtgggcagaggcggaggcagagcacaggccAGCGGAGCGTGAGTTTGGCGTTCCTGCCCACTCCAGCTTCCCgttgcgctctctggttccccgtcgcgcttggccttgccggaggccgtgacggggagctggagggaaggCGTGGCGTGGTGggtgggaacgccgaactcgcgctctgccgggctgtgctacgcctccacctctgcccaccagcagcACCACTCTCTCCCACAGCTgggcagccctgcttctaggggggcggctgcccccccccccgccccatgctgggtatgcccatgtctCATGACAAAGAGGACCTGGGTTTCATAGGCTTCATGAGCACCAGGGGTAATTCAAGGGTGCCATTTTCTACATCATGTTTGTGCCCCCAGCCTAAGTGTTTAAACTGGAGAAAAACACAGAATTATTTATTATAACATCGTTTTTATTGCTTTGTATAATTTTATATAATATTATTGTCAATAATATTGTCTGTCTTAATATATTGCCCCAATCAAGATTTGGAAtctccacccctaccccccaaatGCAGCCCGCTGAAGAGTTTTGCATTCACATTTATCTCGAAACTTTATTAGTCAGCCAGAAGCCAACTGGATTATTATTTAGAAGCAGCCCACTAGCATTAAGAAGCATTTGCAAAGCATTGTTAAAGACAGCTGCTTCCCAGATAGGGGTTAATGCAGTGCAACTTATGCCCAGTTTTCATTTCCTGTTGAAAACCCTGTTTGCTGTTGTTACAAATTTTTCATCGGGCGGAGGCTTCCTTGGGCTTCCAGGCTGAAGGAACTTCTTAATCGTAGGGACATCACACATTCTTGCTTTAAAAGCCTAAAATTGCAAATGTTGCAAATCATTCAGAGCAAGGAAGTTAGGTCTGGAATCTAAAAATTACAGTGCTGAACAAATTTGAAGCCAGTGTAAGTGTCAGGCCCGAATCCTGAGAAGTGAGAGTTTGCTGACTGCAGCCCCAAACAACGACTGTCAGTTCCTGAAGTCTCTTGGGGAAAGCCGCAACAGTAATCCAATAATTCATACTTTCCAAACCAAAATGCTAACCGAAACACAGCTACCCCTTGGAAAtaggcacttctctgaattttgcaatgcagttctgcaatgaaaaaaatgtatacaaaaatgtgtatattagggagaAATGTACATAAAATGGATAGCTCAAATGGAAAGCAAGAGATAAAGGTTTAGGATACTTTGCTGCAGGGACTTGGGCGTTCAACGTAATCTAAGATAGAAacttgggttgccatatgtctctATCAGTGTCCAGGTGTAAATCAgcaaaaaatgtgtttaaaatccagacatatgacaGCTCATGCAGGCAGTGCTATTTTCGgctattttccttaaaaatagccccTAAcagcatttatttacttttattattattattattgtgattttgctataaaaagctcaacagctttggcctCAAAATACCAtttttgtccggattttcactgtttgaaatatggcaatcctatggAAACTCTAGCTTTCATTAGAATGGTGTTGTGTTGCTTAACATACTTCCTTGTTCTCAGGAGTATCAGCATCTAATTGGCTATACATGTGTTTGGAAAATGTTGAGGACACAATCAGTTAAATGCCTATTCACTTCAACTGAAGGTTTATATTACAGTACTGAGTACACGGTCATTGTTAATTCAGCTACTTCTTTTACCTGCAACAAAGGAAACTGTGAGAGAATGGTGGGCTCCTTCTCTTCTGCCATTAACAGGGTCTCAATCAGTTGGACGTCAGCCCAGGTCAACTGGTTGCCAAGAAGGAAAGGTTGCCCGTTCTCTTTTAAAACCTACGGGAGAAAAATTCATCGCATGCATGTACATGGCAGTACGAAGCGAGGAGGTAGGTACAAGGTGAGAGGGCCTTTTCAAGATGGCACTCATTTCTAGAAGGTCCTTCACACATGCATTTGTCAttaaggcaccaggcaaagaccATTTTGTTATTCCCAGGCCGTTTAAGTTTTATGCATTTACACTCCACTTTTTACCGAagctgtggtgctgtgggttaaaccacagagcctagggcttgccggtcagaaggttggcggttcgaatccccgcgacagggtgagctcccattgctcggtcccagctcctgccaacctagcagttcgaaagcatgtcaaagtgcaagtagataaataggtaccgctgtggcaggaaggtaaacggcgtttccgtgtgctgctctgactcgccagatgcggctttgtcatgctggccacatgacccagaagctgtacgccagctccctcagccaataacgcgagatgagcaccgcaacctcagagtcagtcccgactagacctaatggtcagaggggtcactttacctttaaggaaatgcACGTGGTTCTGCCAAACCCTAACTAGCACCAAAATCTATGGCCTTTCATTTTCAACAAAATGTGACATAGCAGAACGTGGTGCCAGCATGTTATATACAGTACCTTCTCATAAACTGGGAAGTATCTTTTCGTGGCTCGTTCAATGATTAAACTAAgattcttctctttttctccagGAGGTGATTTGTGGTGAACCCTGATCATTCCCATCAGATCGGTTGTTCCTTCCACGTACATATCAATTctaaggtgggggggagagagagaggcaatgtCATACTAAATAAACTGCTTAcactgaattgttgttgtttagtcgtttagtcgtgtccgactcttcgtgaccccatggaccagagtacgccaggcatccctgt
Encoded here:
- the LOC118082369 gene encoding glutathione S-transferase A4-like isoform X1; the encoded protein is MAGKPKLYYFNGRGRMESVRWLLAAAGVEFEEEFLETREQYEKLIKDGFLLFQQVPMVEIDGMKLVQTRAILYYIAAKHNLYGKNLKERAQIDMYVEGTTDLMGMIRVHHKSPPGEKEKNLSLIIERATKRYFPVYEKVLKENGQPFLLGNQLTWADVQLIETLLMAEEKEPTILSQFPLLQAFKARMCDVPTIKKFLQPGSPRKPPPDEKFVTTANRVFNRK
- the LOC118082369 gene encoding glutathione S-transferase A4-like isoform X2, whose amino-acid sequence is MAGKPKLYYFNGRGRMESVRWLLAAAGVEFEEEFLETREQYEKLIKDGFLLFQQVPMVEIDGMKLVQTRAILYYIAAKHNLYGKNLKERAQIDMYVEGTTDLMGMIRVHHKSPPGEKEKNLSLIIERATKRYFPVYEKVLKENGQPFLLGNQLTWADVQLIETLLMAEEKEPTILSQFPLLQNCIAKFREVPISKG